A single genomic interval of Daucus carota subsp. sativus chromosome 1, DH1 v3.0, whole genome shotgun sequence harbors:
- the LOC108221248 gene encoding small ribosomal subunit protein bS21c, with protein sequence MASSSLSNFLSLFMPSKPSPSPPKLPPSHLSLSTDSSALKQKEPLTPLISNSCPSNELMSVVCPSLLYSNTLFFRSAYNVQVIVDDNEPEEKLLGRFRREVMRAGIIQECKRRKYHENKQDEKKRKTREAAKRNRRRRTPFRAGPPERVDTAKSSKKEEDEDNWELPQGGLPG encoded by the exons ATGGCTTCCTCATCTCTCTCCAATTTCTTATCTCTCTTCATGCCCTCAAAACCCTCCCCATCTCCCCCTAAACTCCCTCCTTCccacctctctctctccacaGACTCATCTGCTTTGAAACAAAAAGAGCCCCTGACCCCACTGATCTCCAACTCATGCCCCTCTAACGAATTGATGTCCGTGGTTTGCCCCTCTCTGCTTTACTCAAACACCCTTTTCTTCAGATCAGCTTATAATGTTCAGGTCATTGTGGATGATAATGAGCCTGAAGAGAAGCTTTTGGGTAGGTTCAGGAGGGAAGTCATGAGGGCTGGGATCATTCAGGAGTGTAAGAGGAGGAAGTATCATGAGAATAAACAGGATGAGAAGAAGCGAAAGACCCGAGAAGCTGCTAAGCGCAATCGACGAAG GCGTACCCCATTTCGAGCTGGGCCTCCAGAGAGGGTGGATACTGCTAAGAGCAGCAAGAAGGAAGAAGATGAGGACAACTGGGAACTTCCTCAAGGGGGCCTTCCCGGTTGA
- the LOC108205161 gene encoding probable inactive shikimate kinase like 1, chloroplastic, with protein sequence MMGMIPATAAACLDSRSFAFHASLNIPQFPTFNIIPNNPSSSSSPRRLSLRKSTAITHSLHHDTASGSTMDPNSPVKNKAEDIAPELRGTSIYLVGINSKIKTSLGEFMAETLRYYFFDSDKLIEEAVGGSAAARSFRERDEKGYRESETEVLKQLSSMGRLVVSAGNGAFDSPTNLSLLRHGILIWIDIPLDMIAKEAVEDGLHLPEVELLPSASYPEVLDQLTALYKQMQGGYATADATISLQKLTQQLGYDSLDAVTVEDMGLEVLKELERLMRVKKLMEEAARPF encoded by the exons ATGATGGGTATGATTCCGGCGACAGCAGCAGCTTGTTTAGATAGTCGTAGCTTCGCATTTCATGCATCCCTTAATATTCCTCAATTCCCCACTTTTAATATCATTCCAAACAACCCCTCCTCTTCCTCCTCTCCCCGTCGTCTTTCTTTAAGAAAATCCACTGCCATCACTCACTCACTCCACCACGACACTGCCTCCG GCTCAACTATGGATCCAAATTCGCCGGTCAAG AACAAGGCTGAGGATATAGCACCTGAGCTTAGAGGAACTTCCATATATCTTGTTG GGATAAACAGCAAGATAAAGACAAGCTTAGGAGAGTTCATGGCTGAAACATTACGCTATTACTTTTTCGACAG CGACAAGCTGATTGAGGAAGCTGTAGGTGGCAGTGCTGCTGCAAGATCATTTAGGGAGAGGGATGAGAAGGGATATCGTGAGTCAGAG ACGGAAGTACTGAAGCAGTTGTCATCCATGGGGCGCCTGGTTGTTTCTGCTGGAAACGGTGCATTTGACAGCCCAACAAATCT GTCGCTTCTGAGGCATGGAATCCTAATATGGATAGACATCCCATTGGACATGATAGCCAAAGAAGCTGTTGAGGATGggcttcatcttcctgaagtagaGTTACTGCCTTCTGCATCGTATCCTGAG GTGCTCGATCAGCTTACTGCTCTGTACAAGCAGATGCAAGGTGGATATGCCACAGCAGATGCAACAATTTCATTACAGA AATTAACTCAGCAGCTAGGATATGATTCCTTGGATGCAGTGACTGTGGAAGACATGGGTTTGGag GTTCTCAAAGAATTGGAAAGATTGATGAGAGTAAAGAAGTTAATGGAAGAGGCTGCAAGACCATTTTAG
- the LOC108204901 gene encoding phytyl ester synthase 2, chloroplastic-like isoform X1, whose translation MYSTWSSAVLAVGLTPSFHRHISPAGEKLRQLCKSSYFSESSTKRRRSVALLASSSSGRILKIGENSEADKRLSLKDYFEQSEYLFRSDGGPPRWFSPLECASQLDDSPLLLSLPAIDGLGSMLTLHFQSLGKIFDIWCLHIPIDDRTPFPELVKGVVETIRSEHCHSPKRPIYLVAESFGGCLALAVASCCPDIDLLLVLANPATSFSKSQLQPLIPLLEIMPDISRFSVPYMLSFLADIPSKMVMGTLEERLPVQQTIGDITDASIALSSYLSVMADVLSTESLLWKLKMVKSASAYANSRLHAVKSETLVLSSGRDLLLPSVEEGERLQKVLPKCKVRTFNDSGHAFFLERTHDLVSILMGTSFYRRGAYHNYASDYIPPSPSEFRKIYESTSWLENATSPVVMSTIESGKIVRGLAGIPKEGPVLYVGNHMMLGLELAPLVTRFMVERDILLRGMAHPLMFTKLKEGNLPDVSSFDYVRVMGAVPVSATNFYRLFSVNSHILLYPGGVREALHRKGEEYKLFWPEQSEFIRMAARFGAKIIPFGAVGEDDIFQLLLDYNDQAKIPFLKSFYEELSKEAVNLRSDSTGEVTNQEQHMPVLLPKLPGRFYYLFGKPIGTAGRKQELKSKEKSHELYLEVQTEVERCLGYLKEKRKYDPYRNIVQRLAFQARHGLESEIPTFEH comes from the exons ATGTACTCCACATGGTCGTCGGCAGTTCTAGCCGTTGGTTTGACTCCGTCCTTCCACCGCCACATTTCACCGGCCGGCGAAAAACTCCGTCAGTTATGTAAATCATCATATTTTTCAGAGTCTTCAACAAAAAGACGACGATCAGTTGCGTTATTGGCGAGTAGTTCGAGTGGCAGAATCTTGAAAATAGGCGAGAATTCAGAGGCTGATAAGAGATTGAGCCTGAAAGATTACTTTGAACAGTCGGAGTATTTATTCCGATCAGACGGTGGACCTCCGCGGTGGTTCTCCCCGTTAGAGTGCGCTTCTCAGTTGGATGACTCGCCTCTCCTTCTGTCTCTTCCAG CAATTGATGGTCTCGGATCCATGCTTACCCTGCATTTCCAATCACTTGGAAA GATATTCGACATTTGGTGCTTGCATATTCCTATTGACGACCGAACACCATTTCcgg AGCTGGTGAAGGGGGTTGTAGAGACGATTAGATCAGAGCATTGCCATTCACCAAAGCGGCCCATATATCTTGTTGCAGAATCATTTGGGGGTTGCTTAGCACTAGCTGTTGCTTCCTGTTGTCCTGACATTGATCTTTTATTAGTTCTGGCTAATCCAG CCACATCTTTCAGCAAGTCCCAGCTACAACCTCTTATACCCCTGCTAGAAATCATGCCTGATATAAGCCGCTTTAGCGTGCCTTATATGCTGAGCTTCCTGGCAG ATATCCCTTCGAAGATGGTGATGGGAACCCTGGAGGAGAGACTTCCTGTTCAACAAACAATTGGAGATATAACTGATGCTTCCATAGCATTGTCATCATATCTTTCT GTGATGGCAGATGTTCTATCAACGGAATCACTTCTGTGGAAGCTGAAGATGGTCAAATCAGCTAGTGCATATGCTAATTCACGTCTTCATGCCGTGAAATCTGAAACACTAGTCCTTTCCAG TGGTAGAGATCTGTTGCTTCCAAGtgttgaagaaggagaaagacTACAGAAAGTTCTCCCAAAATGCAAGGTTCGGACATTTAATGACAGTGGCCATGCTTTCTTTTTG GAACGTACTCATGATCTGGTTAGTATCTTAATGGGTACCAGTTTCTATCGCCGAGGAGCATATCATAACTATGCATCAGATTATATTCCGCCAAGTCCTTCTGAATTCAGAAAAATATATGAGTCAACAAG CTGGTTAGAGAATGCAACAAGTCCTGTGGTTATGTCGACAATAGAAAGTGGGAAGATTGTGAGGGGCCTTGCAGGGATTCCTAAAGAAGGCCCAGTCTTATATGTAGGCAATCACATGATGTTGGGACTTGAATTAGCGCCTCTAGTAACCCGCTTTATGGTGGAGCGAGATATACTTCTGCGAGGAATGGCACATCCACTGATGTTTACAAAGTTAAAAGAAGGAAATTTGCCTGATGTATCATCATTCGATTATGTTAGAGTTATGGGTGCTGTTCCTGTATCAGCAACTAACTTTTACAGACTCTTCTCTGTTAATTCACATATCTTGCTGTACCCCGGAGGTGTGCGTGAGGCTCTTCATCGAAAG GGAGAGGAATACAAACTATTCTGGCCGGAACAGTCTGAGTTTATTAGGATGGCAGCTAGATTTGGAGCAAAGATAATACCATTTGGCGCTGTTGGAGAAGATGATATATTTCAA TTGCTTCTCGACTACAATGACCAAGCAAAGATTCCCTTTCTTAAATCTTTTTACGAGGAACTAAGTAAAGAAGCTGTGAACTTGAG GAGTGACAGCACAGGCGAGGTAACAAATCAAGAACAGCACATGCCAGTATTGCTTCCTAAACTTCCAGGTCGCTTTTATTATCTTTTTGGAAAGCCAATTGGAACTGCAG GTAGGAAGCAGGAACTAAAGAGCAAAGAAAAATCACATGAACTGTATCTAGAAGTACAGACTGAGGTCGAGAGATGCCTTGGATATCTGAAGGAAAAACGAAAATATGATCCATATAGGAATATAGTACAGCGGTTGGCCTTTCAGGCGAGGCATGGCTTGGAATCTGAAATTCCTACATTTGAGCATTGA
- the LOC108222599 gene encoding uncharacterized protein LOC108222599, whose product MGLWQAKDVLATGYRWVVGDGKKIIATKDPWLSRKRDFKVENHWRYEGRSETVSSLFYPGTNIWDVDKVYELFNVDDANTILATFVLQHLVEDRIVWAMSNDEIYNVKTGYHFWHNRNIGDSICTRSGGWNKLWNNLPVRNHLRHRGIPVTILCPLCNVDVEHLLHVFFDCTFAKECWHAAGVSLDMSQVFFALDWLLNKIETSSYVESIKLATILWGIWFWRNKKVWEDRIVPANTAMELAFNTIHKWRKARKQEEPASTNRSNADSLSNRKWRPPPQGMLKVNVDASVFPRSETFSVGNVVRDHNGMFIAAKVMSLPRPATILEAESIGVREALSWIMQRGDEQGIIESDSLLTIRALQGKKKYLLEVGHVVDSCKSIIQSIPGFVLSYVRKQANKVAHDLVRYPCSVNCSHVFTSPPSQLLETIMNNCSNE is encoded by the exons ATGG GTCTATGGCAGGCAAAGGATGTTTTGGCCACGGGATATAGGTGGGTTGTCGGTGATGGTAAGAAGATTATAGCAACTAAGGATCCTTGGCTGTCCAGAAAGAGGGACTTTAAAGTTGAGAACCATTGGCGCTATGAAGGCAGGAGTGAAACAGTTTCCTCGCTGTTTTATCCAGGTACCAATATATGGGATGTAGACAAAGTTTATGAGTTGTTCAATGTCGATGATGCAAATACTATTCTGGCAACCTTTGTGCTGCAACATTTAGTTGAAGATAGAATAGTTTGGGCCATGTCTAATGatgaaatatataatgtaaagaCTGGCTACCATTTCTGGCATAATCGTAACATTGGTGATTCTATTTGTACTCGCTCTGGTGGCTGGAACAAGTTATG GAATAATCTACCAGTAAGGAACCATCTCAGGCACAGAGGTATTCCTGTCACTATTCTTTGCCCTTTATGCAATGTGGATGTGGAACACTTGCTCCATGTATTCTTTGACTGTACTTTTGCGAAGGAATGTTGGCATGCTGCAGGGGTTTCTTTAGATATGTCTCAAGTGTTTTTCGCTCTAGACTGGCTTTTAAATAAGATAGAAACATCGAGCTATGTTGAGAGTATTAAGCTCGCAACTATTCTATGGGGAATCTGGTTCTGGCGAAATAAGAAAGTTTGGGAAGACAGAATAGTTCCGGCAAATACAGCCATGGAGCTGGCCTTTAATACTATTCATAAATGGAGGAAAGCCAGAAAGCAAGAGGAACCTGCTAGTACTAATAGAAGCAATGCAGATAGCTTGAGTAATCGAAAATGGAGACCCCCTCCACAAGGTATGTTAAAAGTGAATGTTGACGCCTCCGTGTTTCCTCGGTCAGAGACATTCTCGGTTGGTAATGTTGTGAGGGATCACAATGGTATGTTCATTGCAGCAAAAGTTATGTCTCTTCCGCGGCCTGCTACAATCCTTGAGGCTGAAAGTATTGGAGTAAGAGAAGCTCTTTCTTGGATTATGCAGCGAGGTGATGAACAGGGCATCATAGAATCAGACTCTCTTCTCACAATCCGGGCTTTGCAGgggaagaaaaaatatttactaGAGGTGGGTCATGTGGTGGATTCTTGTAAGTCGATCATCCAATCGATCCCTGGTTTTGTGTTATCTTATGTCCGCAAGCAAGCTAACAAGGTAGCTCATGACTTAGTTAGATATCCTTGTTCAGTTAATTGCTCCCATGTATTTACGTCTCCTCCTTCTCAATTATTAGAGACTATCATGAATAATTGTTCTAATGAATAA
- the LOC108204901 gene encoding phytyl ester synthase 1, chloroplastic-like isoform X2 — protein MYSTWSSAVLAVGLTPSFHRHISPAGEKLRQLCKSSYFSESSTKRRRSVALLASSSSGRILKIGENSEADKRLSLKDYFEQSEYLFRSDGGPPRWFSPLECASQLDDSPLLLSLPAIDGLGSMLTLHFQSLGKIFDIWCLHIPIDDRTPFPELVKGVVETIRSEHCHSPKRPIYLVAESFGGCLALAVASCCPDIDLLLVLANPATSFSKSQLQPLIPLLEIMPDISRFSVPYMLSFLADIPSKMVMGTLEERLPVQQTIGDITDASIALSSYLSVMADVLSTESLLWKLKMVKSASAYANSRLHAVKSETLVLSSGRDLLLPSVEEGERLQKVLPKCKVRTFNDSGHAFFLERTHDLVSILMGTSFYRRGAYHNYASDYIPPSPSEFRKIYESTSWLENATSPVVMSTIESGKIVRGLAGIPKEGPVLYVGNHMMLGLELAPLVTRFMVERDILLRGMAHPLMFTKLKEGNLPDVSSFDYVRVMGAVPVSATNFYRLFSVNSHILLYPGGVREALHRKGEEYKLFWPEQSEFIRMAARFGAKIIPFGAVGEDDIFQLLLDYNDQAKIPFLKSFYEELSKEAVNLRSDSTGEVTNQEQHMPVLLPKLPGRFYYLFGKPIGTAAIC, from the exons ATGTACTCCACATGGTCGTCGGCAGTTCTAGCCGTTGGTTTGACTCCGTCCTTCCACCGCCACATTTCACCGGCCGGCGAAAAACTCCGTCAGTTATGTAAATCATCATATTTTTCAGAGTCTTCAACAAAAAGACGACGATCAGTTGCGTTATTGGCGAGTAGTTCGAGTGGCAGAATCTTGAAAATAGGCGAGAATTCAGAGGCTGATAAGAGATTGAGCCTGAAAGATTACTTTGAACAGTCGGAGTATTTATTCCGATCAGACGGTGGACCTCCGCGGTGGTTCTCCCCGTTAGAGTGCGCTTCTCAGTTGGATGACTCGCCTCTCCTTCTGTCTCTTCCAG CAATTGATGGTCTCGGATCCATGCTTACCCTGCATTTCCAATCACTTGGAAA GATATTCGACATTTGGTGCTTGCATATTCCTATTGACGACCGAACACCATTTCcgg AGCTGGTGAAGGGGGTTGTAGAGACGATTAGATCAGAGCATTGCCATTCACCAAAGCGGCCCATATATCTTGTTGCAGAATCATTTGGGGGTTGCTTAGCACTAGCTGTTGCTTCCTGTTGTCCTGACATTGATCTTTTATTAGTTCTGGCTAATCCAG CCACATCTTTCAGCAAGTCCCAGCTACAACCTCTTATACCCCTGCTAGAAATCATGCCTGATATAAGCCGCTTTAGCGTGCCTTATATGCTGAGCTTCCTGGCAG ATATCCCTTCGAAGATGGTGATGGGAACCCTGGAGGAGAGACTTCCTGTTCAACAAACAATTGGAGATATAACTGATGCTTCCATAGCATTGTCATCATATCTTTCT GTGATGGCAGATGTTCTATCAACGGAATCACTTCTGTGGAAGCTGAAGATGGTCAAATCAGCTAGTGCATATGCTAATTCACGTCTTCATGCCGTGAAATCTGAAACACTAGTCCTTTCCAG TGGTAGAGATCTGTTGCTTCCAAGtgttgaagaaggagaaagacTACAGAAAGTTCTCCCAAAATGCAAGGTTCGGACATTTAATGACAGTGGCCATGCTTTCTTTTTG GAACGTACTCATGATCTGGTTAGTATCTTAATGGGTACCAGTTTCTATCGCCGAGGAGCATATCATAACTATGCATCAGATTATATTCCGCCAAGTCCTTCTGAATTCAGAAAAATATATGAGTCAACAAG CTGGTTAGAGAATGCAACAAGTCCTGTGGTTATGTCGACAATAGAAAGTGGGAAGATTGTGAGGGGCCTTGCAGGGATTCCTAAAGAAGGCCCAGTCTTATATGTAGGCAATCACATGATGTTGGGACTTGAATTAGCGCCTCTAGTAACCCGCTTTATGGTGGAGCGAGATATACTTCTGCGAGGAATGGCACATCCACTGATGTTTACAAAGTTAAAAGAAGGAAATTTGCCTGATGTATCATCATTCGATTATGTTAGAGTTATGGGTGCTGTTCCTGTATCAGCAACTAACTTTTACAGACTCTTCTCTGTTAATTCACATATCTTGCTGTACCCCGGAGGTGTGCGTGAGGCTCTTCATCGAAAG GGAGAGGAATACAAACTATTCTGGCCGGAACAGTCTGAGTTTATTAGGATGGCAGCTAGATTTGGAGCAAAGATAATACCATTTGGCGCTGTTGGAGAAGATGATATATTTCAA TTGCTTCTCGACTACAATGACCAAGCAAAGATTCCCTTTCTTAAATCTTTTTACGAGGAACTAAGTAAAGAAGCTGTGAACTTGAG GAGTGACAGCACAGGCGAGGTAACAAATCAAGAACAGCACATGCCAGTATTGCTTCCTAAACTTCCAGGTCGCTTTTATTATCTTTTTGGAAAGCCAATTGGAACTGCAG CTATTTGCTAG
- the LOC108206718 gene encoding U2 small nuclear ribonucleoprotein B'' encodes MLTGDIPPNQTIYIKNLNEKVKKEELKRSLYALFSQYGRILDIVALKTPKLRGQAWLVFSEVTAASNAVRQMQNFPFYEKPMRIQYAKSKSDCVAKADGSFVPKDVKKKQEEKAERKKQESQPAGTNGVRAETNGGPMGSRQGKPSAQEAAAPPNNILFIQNLPHETTDIMLEVLFKQYPGFREVRMIDAKPGIAFVEFEDDNQSLVAMEALQGFKITPQNPMGISYAKK; translated from the exons ATGCTCACCGGAGACATACCTCCTAATCAAACTATCTACATCAAAAATCTCAACGAAAAGGTCAAAAAAGAAG AGCTGAAGAGATCTCTGTATGCCTTGTTCTCGCAGTATGGAAGGATCTTGGACATTGTTGCTTTGAAGACACCGAAGCTGAGAGGACAGGCGTGGCTTGTTTTTAGTGAAGTTACTGCTGCTAGTAATGCTGTTCGACAGATGCAGAATTTTCCTTTTTACGAAAAGCCTATG CGTATACAATATGCCAAAAGCAAGTCGGATTGTGTTGCTAAAGCTGATGGTAGTTTTGTACCTAAAGATGTGAAAAAGAAACAAGAGGAAAAAG CTGAAAGGAAGAAACAAGAGTCACAACCTGCTGGCACTAATGGAGTGAGAGCTGAGACCAATGGAGGCCCTATG GGCTCCCGCCAAGGTAAGCCTAGTGCACAAGAAGCAGCTGCTCCTCCGAACAATATACTGTTCATACAGAATCTGCCACATGAGACAACAGATATCATGCTGGAAGTTCTCTTCAAACAGTACCCTGGTTTTAGGGAAGTCCGGATGATTGATGCCAAGCCAGGCATTGCCTTTGTAGAGTTTGAAGATGATAACCAGTCGTTAGTGGCAATGGAGGCCCTTCAAGGCTTCAAAATCACCCCGCAGAATCCAATGGGAATTAGTTATGCCAAGAAGTAA